A region from the Streptomyces tsukubensis genome encodes:
- a CDS encoding ATP-binding protein, translating into MTAHPAQSTHAEESAPSAEAEDPQTLSGLLETRLAASVLSDATKAMLREALGDVEGAAAATAPRRVYLDSVSVAGFRGIGPKAWLSLAPKPGVTLVVGRNGSGKSSFAEAIETAFTGKSARWDGLNPVYRSNWRNLHDGAAPKIEVKLCEEGDTKPSTLTCTWAGDDVTLPDIEFKRPGHGRGAFGEAGWQQPLTDYRPFLSYSDLDRMISGKPSQMYDAVAKILGLGKLTGADDLLQLLEKELNTALKSAEAELPGLVEMLSGLEDPRADAAIAALGRTGAPDFDALTVLVEGLPTADAGHLDGLRAAAALTGPDLDEVGPAVDRLREAVAVLGDVCASGAEDAHQRAELLAKALDHSRRHPGEEVCPVCGSARLLDEAWAERAADQIAVLRQEAAAAEEARSALRRSVDAVRYLVTQAPNWLPAALVDPWEEWTACRGIADPEQLAGRAENSALVLADACAVLREEAVLELEKLDEGWRRCVARLAGWLDRARTAHAGKPRLRQVKAARKWLKDVGGELREEQLRPFADHTQRIWEQLRQQSNVDLRSVRLNGTEKASMRKLVMDVCVDGTEASALGVMSQGELHSLALSLFLPRAAAPDSPFGFVVIDDPVQSMDPAKVHGLAKVLHDLGQSRQVVVFTHDTRLQRAFHDQELAVTVLQVERGDRSMVKVERETDPVAQALKDARALASTTDLPAVAMTHVLPGICRTVLERAFTEAAWLRMHRAGIAEHEAQAAITDANTLREIAALGLFGDASRAGDIYRELSRRCGPQAVGLVRQCQEGAHPTGASMPAPHRFVDAIAVIAENVRKPEDSTP; encoded by the coding sequence GTGACGGCACACCCCGCGCAGAGCACTCACGCTGAAGAATCCGCACCGTCGGCAGAAGCCGAGGACCCGCAGACGCTCTCCGGCCTCCTGGAGACCCGCCTCGCCGCCTCGGTGCTCTCCGACGCGACGAAGGCGATGCTCCGGGAGGCGCTGGGAGACGTCGAAGGGGCAGCCGCGGCCACCGCGCCTCGCCGCGTCTATCTGGACTCCGTCTCCGTCGCCGGCTTCCGGGGCATCGGCCCCAAGGCGTGGCTCTCCCTCGCCCCCAAGCCCGGCGTCACCCTTGTCGTCGGACGCAACGGCTCCGGCAAGTCCAGCTTCGCCGAGGCCATCGAGACGGCGTTCACCGGGAAGAGCGCCCGGTGGGACGGGCTCAACCCCGTGTACCGCAGCAACTGGCGCAACCTGCACGACGGTGCGGCGCCGAAGATCGAAGTCAAGCTGTGCGAGGAAGGAGACACCAAGCCCAGCACCCTGACCTGCACCTGGGCGGGGGACGATGTCACGCTGCCCGACATCGAGTTCAAGCGTCCGGGGCACGGGCGCGGCGCCTTCGGCGAGGCGGGCTGGCAGCAGCCGCTGACCGACTACCGCCCGTTCCTGTCGTACTCCGACCTCGACCGGATGATCAGTGGGAAGCCCAGTCAGATGTACGACGCGGTCGCCAAGATCCTCGGTCTGGGCAAGCTGACTGGCGCCGACGACCTGCTCCAGCTCCTGGAGAAGGAGCTGAACACCGCGCTGAAGAGCGCTGAAGCGGAGCTGCCGGGGCTGGTCGAGATGCTGTCCGGTCTGGAGGACCCCCGGGCGGATGCGGCGATCGCGGCTCTCGGCCGGACCGGAGCCCCCGACTTCGACGCGCTGACCGTGCTGGTGGAGGGCCTGCCCACCGCCGACGCCGGCCACCTCGACGGGCTGCGCGCCGCCGCTGCCCTGACCGGACCCGACCTCGACGAGGTCGGCCCGGCGGTGGACCGTCTGCGCGAGGCCGTCGCCGTCCTGGGCGACGTGTGCGCATCGGGCGCCGAGGACGCTCACCAGCGCGCCGAACTGCTGGCCAAGGCCCTGGACCACAGCCGCCGTCACCCCGGCGAGGAAGTCTGTCCCGTCTGCGGCTCGGCCCGGCTGCTGGACGAGGCCTGGGCAGAGCGTGCGGCCGACCAGATCGCCGTCCTTCGGCAGGAGGCCGCCGCCGCCGAGGAAGCGCGGAGCGCCCTGCGCCGCTCTGTGGATGCCGTGAGGTACCTCGTTACCCAGGCCCCCAACTGGCTTCCGGCCGCGCTGGTCGATCCGTGGGAGGAGTGGACGGCCTGTCGCGGGATCGCCGATCCCGAGCAGCTCGCCGGGCGGGCCGAGAACAGCGCCCTCGTCCTGGCCGACGCTTGCGCCGTCCTCAGGGAGGAGGCAGTCCTGGAACTGGAGAAGCTGGACGAGGGCTGGCGCCGGTGCGTCGCGCGGCTCGCGGGCTGGCTCGACCGGGCGCGTACCGCCCATGCCGGAAAGCCCCGGCTGCGCCAGGTGAAGGCGGCCCGCAAGTGGCTCAAGGATGTCGGCGGGGAGCTGCGGGAGGAGCAGCTGCGGCCCTTCGCCGACCACACACAGAGGATCTGGGAGCAGCTGCGGCAGCAGAGCAACGTCGACCTGCGGTCCGTGCGCCTGAACGGCACCGAGAAGGCCTCCATGCGCAAGCTCGTGATGGACGTGTGCGTGGACGGTACGGAGGCGTCGGCCCTCGGGGTCATGAGCCAGGGGGAGCTGCACTCCCTCGCGCTGTCACTCTTCCTGCCCCGCGCCGCCGCGCCGGACAGCCCGTTCGGCTTCGTGGTGATCGACGACCCGGTGCAGTCCATGGACCCGGCGAAGGTCCACGGCCTCGCGAAGGTCCTGCACGACCTCGGCCAGAGCCGGCAGGTCGTGGTCTTCACCCACGACACCAGGCTGCAGCGTGCCTTCCACGACCAGGAGCTCGCCGTGACGGTGCTCCAGGTCGAGCGGGGTGACCGGTCCATGGTCAAGGTCGAGCGGGAGACCGATCCGGTCGCCCAGGCGCTGAAGGACGCGCGGGCCCTCGCGAGCACGACGGACCTCCCGGCCGTGGCGATGACCCATGTCCTGCCCGGCATCTGCCGGACCGTGCTGGAGCGCGCGTTCACCGAGGCCGCCTGGCTGCGTATGCACCGGGCCGGCATCGCGGAACACGAAGCACAGGCCGCGATCACCGACGCGAACACGCTGAGGGAGATCGCCGCTCTGGGGCTGTTCGGTGACGCGTCCAGGGCGGGGGACATCTACCGGGAGCTGAGCAGGCGCTGCGGGCCGCAGGCCGTGGGACTCGTCAGGCAGTGCCAGGAGGGTGCACATCCCACGGGCGCTTCCATGCCGGCCCCGCACCGGTTCGTGGACGCCATCGCAGTCATTGCCGAGAACGTACGGAAGCCGGAGGACTCGACGCCGTGA